The Streptomyces camelliae genome window below encodes:
- a CDS encoding MBL fold metallo-hydrolase, with amino-acid sequence MTGLRSSISGLRALRPAAFGADPGGERMARIRRSPHFKDGVFQNPGGIARTRPSGSTLDFAKVFFDKETRPLRAPEGTVPVHPTTFADLAKPPATGLRLTWMGHSSVLAEIDGHRVLFDPVWGERCSPFPFAGPRRLHPVPLPLAALGEVDVVVISHDHYDHLDLPTIKALAGTDTVFAVPLGVGAHLEHWGVSADRLRELDWHESTRIGGLTLTATPARHFCGRGLRNTQHTLWASWAVAGEEHRIYHSGDTGYFEGFKDIGAAHGPFDATMIQIGAYSDFWPDIHMRPDEGLRAHLDLQGGAPHGVLLPIHWGTFNLAPHPWAEPGEWTKEAAEEAGQAVALPRPGEPFEPEGKLPAEAWWRGVAGTERRTWRSVGALVAEPPARG; translated from the coding sequence CCGGCTGCCTTCGGCGCGGACCCGGGCGGTGAGCGCATGGCACGCATCCGCCGCTCCCCCCACTTCAAGGACGGCGTCTTCCAGAACCCCGGCGGCATCGCGCGCACCCGGCCCTCCGGCTCCACGCTGGACTTCGCGAAGGTGTTCTTCGACAAGGAGACCCGGCCCCTGCGCGCCCCGGAGGGCACCGTCCCGGTGCACCCCACGACCTTCGCCGACCTGGCCAAGCCGCCCGCCACCGGGCTGCGGCTGACCTGGATGGGACACTCCAGCGTGCTGGCGGAGATCGACGGCCACCGGGTGCTGTTCGACCCGGTCTGGGGCGAGCGCTGCTCCCCGTTCCCGTTTGCCGGACCGCGGCGGCTGCACCCCGTGCCGCTGCCGCTGGCCGCGCTCGGCGAGGTCGACGTGGTGGTGATCTCCCACGACCACTACGACCACCTCGACCTGCCCACGATCAAGGCGCTGGCCGGCACGGACACCGTGTTCGCCGTGCCGCTCGGCGTCGGCGCCCACCTGGAGCACTGGGGCGTCTCCGCGGACCGGCTGCGCGAGCTGGACTGGCACGAGTCCACCAGAATCGGCGGCCTCACCCTCACCGCCACCCCGGCCCGCCACTTCTGCGGCCGCGGTCTGCGCAACACCCAGCACACCCTCTGGGCGTCCTGGGCCGTCGCCGGTGAGGAGCACCGGATCTACCACAGCGGCGACACCGGCTACTTCGAGGGCTTCAAGGACATCGGCGCGGCCCACGGCCCGTTCGACGCGACGATGATCCAGATCGGGGCCTACAGCGACTTCTGGCCCGACATCCACATGCGCCCCGACGAGGGCCTGCGCGCCCACCTGGACCTCCAGGGCGGCGCACCGCACGGCGTGCTGCTGCCGATCCACTGGGGCACCTTCAACCTCGCTCCGCACCCGTGGGCCGAGCCGGGGGAGTGGACCAAGGAGGCGGCCGAGGAGGCCGGCCAGGCGGTGGCCCTGCCCCGGCCCGGCGAGCCCTTCGAACCGGAGGGCAAGCTTCCGGCGGAGGCCTGGTGGCGCGGAGTGGCGGGCACGGAGCGCCGCACCTGGCGCTCGGTCGGCGCACTGGTGGCGGAGCCGCCCGCGCGGGGCTGA